Genomic window (Mustela erminea isolate mMusErm1 chromosome X, mMusErm1.Pri, whole genome shotgun sequence):
AGCAGAAGCAGCGGGACCGCGAGCTGCGCCGCAGCCAGAAGAAGCTGGAGAAGCTGCAGGCGCAGGAGCAGAAGCAGCTGCAGGAGAAGATCCGGCTGGAGGAGCGCAAGCTGCTGCTGGCCCAGCGCAACCTGCAGTCCATCCGCCTCATCGCCGAGCTGCTCAGCAGGGCCAAGGTGCGGGGCGCGCGGGGGGTagggggggcgcggggcgggcttGTCGGGCAGCCCGGGAGCCGCCGCCTCCGCTCCGGGCCGCCGTCCGCTGTTTCTGACCGGGGGCTGGCGTCACCGACCTGTTCCCACCGCCGGCTGCCGCTACGGGGTGACGATGAGCGTCAGTACAGACGGGGACACGGTCTCCTGGTGTTGGGGGCCTTCCTGCCTCGGTCCAGGTTCTAGAATGTTCCCGTGTGGAAGCTCGTACAGCTTTGAATCCGTGTGACGTGTGTGCCCGTCTGTGGCACGGTCCCGAGAGCCCTCGGGGAGCAGGGGTGGAAGGTCCCCGTTTCCCCGCGGACCCAGGGAGCAGCCGAGTTCAGCGAGGGTCCCCCAGCCCCTGTGGCTCTCCTGCCCCTGCAGGTGCTCTGCCTGGGTCTGGCGGGAGGGCGGGCTTTCCCGCGACGGCGCAAGCCAGTGGCCCGGAGCGGCGGGAGGCTGTGGGCTGAGCCTGACGATAGGGGGGCCCGTTGGCACCGTGGGGAGCTGAGGGCGCAGATGGAGCCGGGGTGGGCCACGTGCCTCCTCCGCAGCCGTGGACCGCGCAGGTCCGGGCGGGTGCCCGACGGATGAGGGTCTCCGAGCTGGGCATCTCCTGGTTCCTCCCGCCCGCTCCGCTCCTTCCGGAGGCCCGGCCGGTGACTCCGGCGAGCCGGGGGCCGGGCCCACGCGGGGACCTCGCCCGGCGCTGCTTGTGCTCCGGCAGGCCGCGTGCCCCCGCAGAGTGGGGCGCGGGGCGACCCCGTAACCTGTTGTCTAATTACAGTTGTGATCAGTCCCTGGGAAGGAGACTGGCAGGCGCGCTGAGACGCGGCAGCTCAGCTCCTGTTTCATGGTGAATATTGAAGACGCGCACCCAGGCCAGGCCCCGCACCTGCGGCGGAGGCCGCGGCAGCGTGTGTCCGCCTCATCTCAGCTCCCTGTAGCTGGTGACCGCGTATGACCTCCCAGCAGGCCCCATGCGCGCCTCGGAGAGGTCGGGCCCCACCCAAAATGCCCGCCCCGGGGGCTGTGCCGCGTTGCTTCGCCACGGGGTTCCTTCTCGCTCGGGCGCACGGCGGCCCGGGCTGTCGGGACTGGGCGGGCCGCACTCCGGCCGGAGCGTCCGCCCGCATCCCCCAGGCCTCGGGCCCCCCGGAAACCCAGCGCCTCCTCGCAGCGCGGGGGGCGTCCAGAGGTCCACGTGCCGCCTTCCCCTTTTTCGCAGGCCGCGAAGCTGCAGGAGCAGGAGCGGAAGGACGCGTCGCTGCGGCTGCAGCAGCTggaggagcggcggcggcggcaggaggCGGAGCTGCGGCgcgtggaggaggagaaggagcgcGCGCTCGGGCTGCAGCGCAAGGAGCGCGCGCTGCGGGAACGGCTGCTGAgcatcctgctgagcaagaaggcGGACGGCCCGCGCGCGCGCGACGAGCTCGCGCTCTCCCACGCGCAGCTGCTGCAGCCCGTGCTGGACATCCTGCAGACCGTGTCGGCCGGCTGCGTGGGCGCCGCCGCCCTGCACCCGCTGGGGGGCCAGCCGCCCCCCGACACGCCGAAGGACACCCCGCCGCGCCCGGAGAGCGACGGCACGCCCAGGAACGGGACCGGGAGCATCCCCGAGGAGGCCCCGTGCAAGGAAGGCCCCGATGGTCGCCTCGCCGCCGCGGGGGACGCCTCCCCGGACAAGAGGTGCCCCGGCGTCCTCGCCTGCATTCCCGACAACAACCAGCAGCCCAAGGGCCTGCCCGCCGCCTGGGACCAGAACGCGCCCAAAAAGGACATCCGTTCCGAGCAAGACAAGTGCAACCGGGAGCCCAGCGGGAGCCGAGGCCGGGCCGGCGGGGGCCGCGCGGAGGACGAGCGGCCCAAGCGGGAGAGGAGCCGGCCGCGGCGGGCGGGCAGTCGGGAGGACGGGAGGCCGGCGCGGAAGGAGCGGCGGCAGCACAAGAAGCGCTCGCGCCGGGACGACAGCCCTCCGCGGCGGAGCGCGAGCCCCGCGCACAGCCGGTCGCGCAGGTCGCACAGCAGAGAGCGGTCCAGCCGCCGGGAGAGGAGCCGAGACCGCAGGGCCGGCTCGGGCCGGAAGCGGAGCCGCCATCGCCGCAGCGAGCGGGACAGGTCGCGCTCAGGGTCCCCCAGCCGGCACCGCAGCACCTGGAACAGGTAATGCGTGGTGGTGTCCTGTGCGGCCGCCGCGCCAAGATCCGGACCGTGGCGCTTCCCGGCTCCCCTTCCGCCCGGCCTCCGCGCAGCACGGCGCCCCGGAGCCAGCCACGCAGGAGGGCCACACGTCCCGCGTCTCCTTCGTCAACACCCGCTGGCCCTCTTCGAGCGCGCCGTCCGCAGTCGCTACCTTTAGTTTTCCCTCAAAACTGTTGATCCAGTAGCTTTAACGTCACCGGTCTGTCTCCAGCAGGAGAGGCGTCCTGCCCGGCAGCGGTGACACGTGCGCGCAGGCCGAGCGGCCTTTCTGTCCCGTCCAGGGACGCCCCCGCGTGCCCTGACTGCAGGGGACGCACGTGCCCGTCGTCTGGGGACAGACTGTCAAGGACGGACAGCCGGGGTCCCACAGGGCCCCGAGAATTTGAAAAAGCCGCGCCCTggcgcttttgtttccttttccttttgtaattttaaGTGATTGGGAAGCGCGGTTGGC
Coding sequences:
- the AKAP17A gene encoding A-kinase anchor protein 17A, which encodes MAAATIVHDTSEAVELCPPYGLYLKPITKMTISVALPQLKQPGKSISNWEVMERLKGMVHNHQFSTLRISKSTMDFIRFEGEVENKSLVKSFLACLDGKTIKLSGFSDILKVRAAEFKIDFPTRHDWDSFFRDAKDMNETLPGERPDTIHLEGLPCRWFALKESGSEKPSEEVLVKVFEKFGEIRNVDIPMLDPYREEMTGRNFHTFSFGGHLNFEAYVQYREYVGFIQAMSALRGMKLMYKGEDGKAVACNIKVSFDSTKHLSDASIKKRQLERQKLQELEQQREEQKRREKEAEERQRAEERKQKQLEELERERKREEKLRRREQKQRDRELRRSQKKLEKLQAQEQKQLQEKIRLEERKLLLAQRNLQSIRLIAELLSRAKAAKLQEQERKDASLRLQQLEERRRRQEAELRRVEEEKERALGLQRKERALRERLLSILLSKKADGPRARDELALSHAQLLQPVLDILQTVSAGCVGAAALHPLGGQPPPDTPKDTPPRPESDGTPRNGTGSIPEEAPCKEGPDGRLAAAGDASPDKRCPGVLACIPDNNQQPKGLPAAWDQNAPKKDIRSEQDKCNREPSGSRGRAGGGRAEDERPKRERSRPRRAGSREDGRPARKERRQHKKRSRRDDSPPRRSASPAHSRSRRSHSRERSSRRERSRDRRAGSGRKRSRHRRSERDRSRSGSPSRHRSTWNR